Proteins encoded within one genomic window of Triticum aestivum cultivar Chinese Spring chromosome 2D, IWGSC CS RefSeq v2.1, whole genome shotgun sequence:
- the LOC123055593 gene encoding expansin-B15-like: MASSSFAALAALAMSCLLILLPCSVSGWSHGGATWYVPPEGAGTDGGACGYQHDVERPPFSAMITAGGPSIFKNGKGCGACYQVRCTGNAACSGFPVTVVVTDECRGGPCLAEAAHFDLSGKAFGAMAKLGQADNLRKAGSIRVHYNRVPCNWHGLDIVFKVDACSNPNYLAVLIEYEAGDGDLSAVELQQRDIGWASMQELSGAVWKYSSRSTLQAPISIRLTSGSGKQLIASNVIPSGWQAGRTYRSIVNYY; this comes from the exons ATGGCTTCTTCGTCCTTCGCCGCTTTAGCGGCTCTAGCCATGAGCTGCCTCCTCATCCTCCTTCCGTGCAGCGTGTCCGGTTGGTCCCACGGCGGCGCGACGTGGTACGTTCCCCCCGAAGGCGCAGGCACCGACG GTGGTGCATGCGGGTACCAGCACGACGTGGAGAGGCCGCCGTTCTCCGCCATGATCACGGCGGGCGGCCCCTCAATCTTCAAGAACGGCAAGGGCTGCGGCGCTTGCTACCAGGTTAGATGCACCGGCAATGCCGCTTGCTCTGGGTTTCCGGTGACCGTGGTCGTCACAGACGAGTGCCGTGGCGGGCCGTGCCTGGCCGAGGCGGCCCACTTCGACCTCAGCGGGAAGGCGTTCGGCGCCATGGCAAAGCTCGGCCAGGCCGACAACCTCCGCAAAGCCGGCAGCATTAGAGTCCATTACAACCG GGTTCCGTGCAACTGGCACGGGCTGGACATCGTTTTCAAGGTGGATGCCTGCTCCAACCCAAACTACCTCGCAGTGCTCATAGAGTACGAGGCCGGCGACGGTGACCTGTCGGCGGTCGAGCTTCAGCAGCGCGACATCGGATGGGCGTCGATGCAGGAGTTATCGGGTGCGGTGTGGAAGTACAGCTCCAGGTCCACCCTGCAGGCGCCCATATCGATCCGCCTCACCTCCGGCTCTGGCAAGCAGCTCATCGCCAGCAATGTCATTCCCTCCGGATGGCAGGCCGGAAGGACCTATCGATCCATCGTAAACTACTACTGA